One Cricetulus griseus strain 17A/GY chromosome 5, alternate assembly CriGri-PICRH-1.0, whole genome shotgun sequence genomic window carries:
- the Optc gene encoding opticin isoform X2, which produces MHRMYGNGIQPFPFLFLPQNPMRLLAFLSLLALVLHEAGTASLPGERKREEQSPTEGDTYPFLHMGNYALNLEDYSEVIDLSSYEEPADYGDQISEAKVDRVTLPTRTSSSQSIMAPKISSSNLTMTGPTTSDLLNSQSSHAKLKRIDLSSNSISSIHNDAFCLLPALQDLILPENQLAALPVLPSGIEFLDVRLNRLQSSGIQPEAFVALEKLQFLYLADNLLDSIPGPLPLSLRSLHLQNNMIKTMERDTFCDTREHRHEHRRQLEDIRLDGNPINLSLFPEAYFCLPRLPVGRFT; this is translated from the exons ATGCACAGGATGTACGGTAATGGGATTCAGCCATTCCCATTCCTATTCCTCCCCCAGAACCCCATGAGGCTCCTGGCTTTCCTGAGTCTGCTGGCCCTGGTGCTGCATGAGGCAGGAACAGCTTCCCTCccaggggagaggaaaagagaggagcaGAGCCCCACGGAAGGTGACACTTACCCATTTCTACATATGGGAAACTATGCCCTGAACCTAGAGGACTACAGCGAAGTCATTGACCTGAGCAGCTATGAGGAACCTGCCGACTATGGGGACCAGATCTCTGAG GCTAAAGTGGACAGAGTGACTCTTCCAACAAGAACTAGCTCCTCCCAGAGCATCATGGCTCCAAAGATATCATCATCAAACCTCACAATGACCGGGCCTACCACCAGTGACCTACTGAACTCCCAGAGCAGTCATG CAAAACTGAAGAGGATTGACCTCTCCAGCAACTCCATCTCCTCCATCCACAACGAtgccttctgcctgctgcctgccctgCAGGATCTGATCCTCCCAGAGAACCAGCTGGCAGCTCTTCCTGTGCTGCCCAGTGGCATTGAGTTCCTGGATGTCCGACTGAATCGGCTGCAGAGCTCGGGGATACAGCCAGAGGCCTTTGTG GCACTGGAGAAGCTTCAGTTTCTCTACCTGGCAGACAACCTGCTGGACTCCATCCCTGGGCCTTTGCCCCTGAGCCTGCGTTCCCTGCACCTGCAG AACAACATGATCAAGACCATGGAAAGAGACACCTTCTGTGACACCAGGGAACACAGACATGAGCACCGGCGGCAGCTAGAAGACATCCGCTTGGACGGGAACCCAATCAACCTGAGCCTTTTCCCAGAGGCCTATTTCTGCCTGCCTAGGCTTCCTGTGGGCCGATTCACCTAG
- the Optc gene encoding opticin isoform X1 yields MHRMYGNGIQPFPFLFLPQNPMRLLAFLSLLALVLHEAGTASLPGERKREEQSPTEGDTYPFLHMGNYALNLEDYSEVIDLSSYEEPADYGDQISEAKVDRVTLPTRTSSSQSIMAPKISSSNLTMTGPTTSDLLNSQSSHGLPTCLVCVCLGSSVYCDDADLENIPPLPRMTTYLYARFNHISHIQAGDFKGLTKLKRIDLSSNSISSIHNDAFCLLPALQDLILPENQLAALPVLPSGIEFLDVRLNRLQSSGIQPEAFVALEKLQFLYLADNLLDSIPGPLPLSLRSLHLQNNMIKTMERDTFCDTREHRHEHRRQLEDIRLDGNPINLSLFPEAYFCLPRLPVGRFT; encoded by the exons ATGCACAGGATGTACGGTAATGGGATTCAGCCATTCCCATTCCTATTCCTCCCCCAGAACCCCATGAGGCTCCTGGCTTTCCTGAGTCTGCTGGCCCTGGTGCTGCATGAGGCAGGAACAGCTTCCCTCccaggggagaggaaaagagaggagcaGAGCCCCACGGAAGGTGACACTTACCCATTTCTACATATGGGAAACTATGCCCTGAACCTAGAGGACTACAGCGAAGTCATTGACCTGAGCAGCTATGAGGAACCTGCCGACTATGGGGACCAGATCTCTGAG GCTAAAGTGGACAGAGTGACTCTTCCAACAAGAACTAGCTCCTCCCAGAGCATCATGGCTCCAAAGATATCATCATCAAACCTCACAATGACCGGGCCTACCACCAGTGACCTACTGAACTCCCAGAGCAGTCATG GCCTGCCTACCTGCCTGGTCTGTGTGTGCCTTGGCTCTTCCGTGTACTGTGATGATGCAGACCTGGAGAACATACCCCCACTTCCCCGGATGACCACCTACCTGTACGCTCGCTTCAACCACATCAGCCACATCCAGGCCGGAGACTTCAAAGGGCTGA CAAAACTGAAGAGGATTGACCTCTCCAGCAACTCCATCTCCTCCATCCACAACGAtgccttctgcctgctgcctgccctgCAGGATCTGATCCTCCCAGAGAACCAGCTGGCAGCTCTTCCTGTGCTGCCCAGTGGCATTGAGTTCCTGGATGTCCGACTGAATCGGCTGCAGAGCTCGGGGATACAGCCAGAGGCCTTTGTG GCACTGGAGAAGCTTCAGTTTCTCTACCTGGCAGACAACCTGCTGGACTCCATCCCTGGGCCTTTGCCCCTGAGCCTGCGTTCCCTGCACCTGCAG AACAACATGATCAAGACCATGGAAAGAGACACCTTCTGTGACACCAGGGAACACAGACATGAGCACCGGCGGCAGCTAGAAGACATCCGCTTGGACGGGAACCCAATCAACCTGAGCCTTTTCCCAGAGGCCTATTTCTGCCTGCCTAGGCTTCCTGTGGGCCGATTCACCTAG